One genomic region from Bradyrhizobium icense encodes:
- the upp gene encoding uracil phosphoribosyltransferase, whose product MEGVTIVDHPLVQHKLTLIRDKTISTKSFRELLKEIGMLLCYEVTRDLPLTDVEVETPLARMHSAKIAGKKLVFVPVLRAGVTFVDGMLDLVPTARVAHIGLYREPHSFVAVEYFFKSPSDLHERLAIVVSPVLATANTAVAAVDRLKERGAKDIRLVCLLAAPEGVERFRGLHPDVRLWTAGIDEGLDANAFILPGLGDAGDRAYGTR is encoded by the coding sequence ATGGAAGGCGTTACGATCGTGGATCACCCGTTGGTCCAGCACAAGCTTACGCTGATCCGCGACAAGACGATTTCGACAAAATCCTTTCGCGAGCTCCTCAAGGAGATCGGAATGCTGCTTTGTTATGAGGTGACACGCGATTTGCCGCTGACCGACGTGGAGGTCGAGACTCCGCTTGCACGCATGCACTCGGCCAAGATCGCGGGTAAGAAACTGGTTTTCGTGCCGGTGTTGCGGGCAGGCGTAACCTTTGTCGACGGAATGCTGGACCTCGTTCCGACCGCCCGCGTCGCGCATATCGGGCTTTACCGCGAACCGCATTCGTTCGTCGCCGTCGAATATTTCTTCAAATCGCCGTCCGATCTTCACGAGCGGCTTGCGATCGTGGTGTCGCCGGTTCTTGCGACGGCGAACACGGCGGTGGCGGCGGTGGACCGGCTGAAGGAACGAGGCGCGAAGGATATTCGGCTGGTATGCCTGCTTGCCGCGCCGGAAGGCGTGGAGCGCTTCCGCGGCCTGCATCCCGACGTGCGGTTATGGACGGCCGGTATCGATGAGGGGCTGGACGCAAACGCCTTTATCCTGCCTGGCCTTGGCGATGCCGGCGATCGCGCTTACGGAACGCGGTAA
- a CDS encoding AMP nucleosidase — translation MKNHGRPQAIGPIATPEPFVRQSFDDARKAVAALRSLYARNTQFLRDSFAALAAGSDSSRRYRTFYPEISVTTSSYTQVDSRQSYGHMPTPGHYSTTITQPDLFETYLVEQLDLIMRNHGVPVVVSESETPIPLHFAFQEGTYVDGAAARNIKRPIRDLFDVPDLDGTDDQIANGTYEAPVGRPRPLAQFTAQRVDYSLHRLQHYTATSPNHFQNFVLFTNYQFYIDEFCARARDLMAEGDSGYTEFVEPGNIVTRRGEQRPGADVITGRLPQMPAYHLKKPDYAGITMVNIGVGSANAKTITDHIAVLRPHAWLMLGHCAGLRDTQALGDYVLAHAYMREDHVLDDDLPLWVPLPALAEIQVALEEAVAEVTGLSGYDLKRVMRTGTVASIDNRNWELRDRRGPIQRLSQSRAIALDMESATIAANGFRFRVPYGTLLCVSDKPLHGELKLPGMATEFYKRQVAQHLTIGIRTMEKLADMPLERLHSRKLRNFSETAFQ, via the coding sequence ATGAAGAATCACGGCCGCCCCCAAGCCATCGGGCCAATAGCCACACCAGAGCCCTTCGTGCGGCAAAGCTTCGACGACGCACGCAAGGCGGTCGCAGCTTTGCGATCACTTTATGCCCGAAACACCCAGTTTCTGCGCGATTCCTTCGCCGCGCTCGCGGCTGGCAGCGACAGTAGCCGGCGATACCGGACGTTCTATCCGGAAATCAGCGTCACCACGAGCTCATACACCCAGGTCGATTCTCGTCAGTCCTATGGCCACATGCCGACGCCCGGGCACTACTCGACCACGATCACCCAGCCCGACCTGTTCGAAACCTATCTCGTCGAGCAGCTCGATCTGATCATGCGCAACCACGGCGTTCCGGTCGTCGTATCGGAATCGGAAACCCCCATCCCACTGCATTTTGCTTTTCAGGAAGGCACCTACGTTGACGGCGCCGCCGCCAGGAACATCAAGCGACCGATCCGAGACCTGTTCGACGTTCCGGACCTTGATGGAACCGACGATCAGATCGCCAACGGTACATACGAAGCACCGGTCGGCCGGCCGAGGCCGCTGGCGCAATTCACGGCGCAGCGCGTCGACTATTCCCTGCATCGCCTGCAGCACTACACGGCCACCAGTCCAAACCACTTTCAGAACTTCGTGCTGTTCACCAACTACCAATTCTACATCGACGAATTCTGTGCTCGTGCCAGGGACCTGATGGCGGAGGGCGATAGCGGCTATACCGAATTCGTCGAGCCAGGCAACATCGTCACCAGGCGCGGCGAACAGCGGCCGGGCGCCGACGTCATAACCGGGCGCCTGCCGCAGATGCCGGCATATCACCTGAAGAAGCCGGACTACGCTGGCATCACCATGGTCAATATCGGTGTCGGCTCCGCGAACGCCAAGACGATCACCGACCATATCGCCGTGCTCAGGCCGCATGCGTGGCTCATGCTCGGGCACTGTGCCGGATTGCGCGACACCCAGGCACTGGGCGACTACGTGCTGGCGCATGCTTACATGCGGGAGGACCATGTTCTCGACGACGACCTCCCGCTATGGGTGCCCCTTCCCGCGCTCGCCGAAATCCAGGTCGCACTCGAGGAGGCGGTGGCGGAAGTGACCGGGCTATCCGGATATGACCTGAAGCGCGTCATGCGCACCGGCACCGTTGCTTCCATCGATAATCGCAACTGGGAATTACGCGACCGCCGTGGTCCGATCCAGCGGCTTTCACAGTCGCGCGCCATTGCGCTCGACATGGAATCGGCGACGATCGCCGCCAACGGATTCCGCTTCCGCGTACCTTACGGAACCTTGCTGTGCGTATCCGACAAGCCGTTGCACGGAGAACTGAAGCTGCCCGGCATGGCCACCGAGTTCTACAAGCGGCAGGTGGCCCAGCATCTGACCATCGGCATCCGGACGATGGAGAAGTTGGCGGACATGCCGTTGGAGCGGCTGCACTCGCGCAAGCTCAGAAACTTCTCGGAAACGGCCTTCCAGTAA
- a CDS encoding metallophosphoesterase family protein: MDAAVLRIGIVSDTHGLLRPEAEEGLAGVAHIIHAGDIGGADVLVRLRRIAPVTAIRGNIDTGDWAKHYPDTQAVRLGERSFYVLHDLQDLQIDPAVCGIDVVVSGHSHRPRIQTIDDVLYLNPGSAGPRRFKLPVTLATLEITSSGLRPVIHDLSRTA; this comes from the coding sequence ATGGATGCTGCAGTGCTGCGGATTGGAATTGTCTCGGACACCCACGGGCTCCTGCGGCCCGAGGCTGAGGAAGGGCTTGCCGGTGTGGCGCATATCATCCACGCCGGCGATATTGGTGGTGCGGACGTTCTTGTCAGACTCCGTCGGATTGCGCCTGTCACTGCGATTAGAGGGAACATCGATACCGGCGACTGGGCGAAACATTATCCTGACACTCAGGCGGTACGGCTCGGCGAGCGATCGTTCTATGTCTTGCACGACCTTCAGGACCTGCAGATTGATCCAGCAGTTTGCGGAATTGACGTGGTCGTTTCCGGCCACTCGCATCGACCGCGGATCCAAACGATTGACGATGTGCTATATCTAAATCCTGGAAGTGCGGGGCCCCGCCGTTTCAAGCTGCCCGTCACACTGGCGACTTTGGAGATAACCTCAAGCGGCCTTCGGCCGGTCATTCACGACCTTAGTCGCACCGCGTGA
- a CDS encoding DUF1688 family protein: MLEIGLNDQLQHFKVDLGRLGEAVDLVLATTRKAYPTFDVPFHSRWRHFVVGGIDRWGALADGKNWRDRKERARAEFDLSMISVLLDAGAGSSWRYRDPLTGASIGRSEGLALASLDMFARGAFSAKADEPLRADAAVLQQLTFADLQAGFQIADDNPLVGLEGRIGLLHRLGEIASASPQIFARDDTARPGGLFDHLTGKADAGSIEASTILSELLRQFGPIWPSRITLGGIPLGDCWRHPALKTEDATSELVPLHKLSQWLSYSLIEPIQRAGLQVSDIDGLTGLAEYRNGGLFVDAGVLMLRDPMDAQREHNVGSALVVEWRALTVALLDRLADLLRQRVGLDVVSLPLAKILEGGTWAAGRALAFARRPDGSPPVKVASDGTVF, translated from the coding sequence ATGCTGGAAATCGGTTTGAACGACCAGCTTCAGCATTTCAAAGTCGATCTTGGCCGGCTCGGCGAAGCGGTTGATCTCGTGCTTGCGACAACGCGCAAGGCTTATCCGACGTTCGATGTTCCCTTTCATTCGCGCTGGCGCCATTTTGTCGTCGGCGGCATCGATCGCTGGGGGGCGCTTGCCGACGGCAAGAACTGGCGCGACAGGAAAGAGCGCGCCCGCGCCGAGTTTGACCTCTCCATGATCAGCGTGCTGCTTGACGCCGGAGCAGGTTCGTCGTGGCGCTATCGCGATCCCTTGACGGGGGCAAGTATCGGCCGCTCGGAGGGGTTGGCGCTTGCCAGTCTGGACATGTTTGCGCGCGGCGCATTCTCAGCGAAGGCCGACGAGCCGTTGCGGGCCGATGCCGCTGTACTTCAGCAACTGACCTTTGCCGATCTGCAGGCTGGCTTTCAGATTGCGGACGACAATCCGCTGGTTGGCCTCGAGGGCCGCATCGGCCTTCTTCATCGGCTAGGCGAAATAGCATCGGCGTCGCCGCAGATTTTCGCTCGCGACGACACGGCTCGGCCGGGTGGACTGTTCGATCACCTCACAGGGAAGGCCGATGCGGGTTCGATCGAGGCCTCGACGATTTTGTCGGAGCTTTTGCGCCAATTCGGACCGATCTGGCCGTCGCGAATAACGCTTGGCGGAATTCCGTTGGGAGATTGCTGGCGCCACCCGGCGCTCAAGACCGAGGATGCGACCAGCGAGCTGGTGCCGTTGCACAAATTGTCGCAATGGCTGTCGTATTCGCTGATTGAGCCGATACAGCGCGCGGGGCTGCAGGTCAGTGATATCGACGGCTTGACGGGCCTCGCCGAATACCGCAATGGCGGACTGTTCGTCGACGCCGGGGTGCTGATGCTGCGCGATCCCATGGACGCGCAACGCGAACACAATGTCGGGTCTGCGCTCGTGGTCGAGTGGAGGGCATTGACCGTTGCGCTGCTGGACCGGTTGGCGGATCTGCTGCGGCAACGCGTTGGTCTTGACGTGGTCTCTCTTCCACTGGCGAAGATTCTGGAAGGTGGCACCTGGGCGGCGGGCAGGGCACTGGCGTTCGCGCGCCGGCCCGATGGTTCGCCGCCTGTCAAGGTCGCCAGCGACGGCACGGTTTTCTAG
- the lipA gene encoding lipoyl synthase, which produces MTVILDLLNNDPRAKIRPEVPRHPEKVNRPDTPIQSKPAWIRVKAPGSAEWAETKRIVRENKLVTVCEEAGCPNIGECWAKKHATFMIMGDTCTRACAFCNVRTGLPGPLDADEPAKIADAVAKLGLEHVVVTSVDRDDLADGGAVHFAATIAAIRATSPRTTIEILTPDFLRKQGALEKVVAAKPDVFNHNLETVPSKYLTVRPGARYFHSVRLLQRVKELDPQIFTKSGIMVGLGEDRSEVQQLMDDLRSADVDFLTIGQYLQPTRKHHAVVRFVPPDEFEAYEKVAYAKGFLLVSATPLTRSSHHAGDDFRKLRERRRG; this is translated from the coding sequence ATGACCGTCATACTGGATCTCCTCAACAACGATCCGCGAGCGAAGATACGGCCCGAGGTGCCGCGTCATCCCGAGAAGGTGAACCGTCCTGACACGCCCATACAGAGCAAGCCCGCATGGATCCGCGTGAAGGCTCCAGGCTCGGCCGAATGGGCCGAGACGAAGCGCATCGTGCGCGAAAACAAACTCGTGACCGTCTGCGAGGAAGCCGGCTGCCCCAACATCGGCGAGTGCTGGGCGAAGAAACACGCGACCTTCATGATCATGGGCGATACCTGCACGCGCGCCTGCGCTTTCTGCAACGTGCGCACCGGCCTACCCGGCCCGCTCGATGCCGATGAGCCGGCTAAGATCGCCGACGCCGTGGCCAAGCTCGGGCTCGAGCACGTGGTCGTCACTTCGGTCGATCGCGACGACCTTGCCGACGGCGGCGCCGTGCACTTTGCTGCAACGATCGCCGCAATCCGCGCGACGAGCCCTCGCACGACGATCGAAATCCTGACGCCGGATTTTTTGCGCAAACAGGGCGCGCTCGAAAAGGTCGTTGCAGCGAAGCCCGACGTGTTCAACCACAACCTGGAGACAGTGCCATCGAAATACCTGACGGTGCGCCCTGGCGCACGCTATTTCCATTCGGTCCGGCTGCTGCAACGCGTGAAGGAACTCGACCCGCAGATATTCACCAAGTCCGGCATCATGGTCGGCCTCGGCGAGGACCGGAGCGAGGTGCAGCAGCTGATGGACGACCTGCGATCCGCCGACGTCGATTTCCTGACCATCGGCCAGTATCTGCAACCCACGCGCAAGCACCACGCGGTCGTACGCTTCGTGCCTCCCGACGAATTCGAAGCCTATGAGAAGGTCGCTTATGCCAAGGGCTTTCTGCTGGTGTCGGCCACGCCGCTGACACGCTCCTCACACCACGCGGGCGATGACTTCCGCAAGCTACGCGAGCGCCGGCGCGGTTAG
- the tenA gene encoding thiaminase II — protein sequence MSFFERLKTAASAEWRAYTEHPFTIGLADGSLAEAAFRHYLIQDYLFLVEFARAYALAVYKSPKLADMREAGAGLSAILDVEMNLHVKLCAGWGLSPGDLEQAPPAVEMLAYTRYVLDAGMRGDLLALKVALAPCVIGYAEIATRLASRPDALAATNPYHVWIAEYAGAPYQEVAAKARAHLEDLADLYATPAREAELIAIFKEATRLESDFWEMGWRAGQRA from the coding sequence GTGAGTTTCTTCGAGCGCCTAAAGACGGCAGCATCCGCCGAATGGCGGGCCTACACCGAGCATCCCTTCACGATCGGGTTGGCGGACGGTTCGCTCGCCGAAGCGGCGTTTCGTCACTATCTCATTCAGGATTACCTGTTCCTCGTCGAATTTGCCCGTGCCTACGCGCTTGCGGTCTACAAGTCGCCCAAGCTTGCCGACATGCGTGAAGCGGGCGCCGGTCTCTCGGCCATCCTCGACGTCGAGATGAACCTGCATGTGAAGCTCTGCGCCGGCTGGGGCCTGTCGCCCGGCGATCTCGAACAAGCCCCGCCTGCCGTCGAGATGCTGGCCTATACACGCTACGTGCTTGACGCTGGAATGCGCGGCGATCTGTTGGCACTCAAGGTGGCGCTTGCGCCTTGCGTGATCGGTTACGCGGAGATCGCGACGCGGCTTGCGTCGCGACCCGATGCGCTCGCTGCAACGAACCCATATCACGTTTGGATCGCCGAGTATGCCGGCGCGCCATACCAGGAGGTCGCGGCGAAAGCGAGGGCTCACCTGGAGGATCTCGCCGATCTGTACGCCACTCCGGCCCGCGAGGCCGAGCTGATCGCGATATTCAAGGAAGCTACGCGACTCGAGTCGGACTTCTGGGAGATGGGCTGGCGCGCGGGCCAGCGCGCTTAA
- the aceE gene encoding pyruvate dehydrogenase (acetyl-transferring), homodimeric type: MTVADAHDLDPQETREWLDALSAIQGHRGNERAEFVVNAMIDAARSGGLGIQQTLTTPYCNTIPVDQQPALPGDRAIEHKLRSIIRWNALAIVLRANKESSELGGHIASFQSAATLYDIGFGHFWHAPTDGHGGDLIFVQGHCSPGIYARAFLEGRLSEEQLLSFRQETGGKGLSSYPHPWLMPDFWQFPTVSMGLGPLMAIYQARFLKYLQNHKLAETSNRKVWAFMGDGETDEPESLGAISLAGRENLDNLIFVINCNLQRLDGPVRGNGKIVQELESVFRGARWNVIKVLWGSGWDRLLQKDKSGLLLKRMEECVDGEYQDFKSKSGAYIREHFFGRYDELKQLVADMSDDEIWQLARGGHDPEKVFAAYAAAVNHKGQPTVILPKTVKGYGMGESGEGQMIAHQAKKMTQDALRGFRDRFQVPVADDDLAKVPFLRLPENSPEMKYFRAQREKLGGSLPQRRRKSASLQIPPLSTFQRLLDSTGEREISTTMAFVQMLGSLVRDKAIGKHIVPIVPDESRTFGMEGMFRQLGIYSSVGQLYRPQDADQLMYYREDKSGQVLQEGINEGGAMSSWIVAATSYSTNNVPMIPFYIYYSMFGLQRVGDLAWLAGDMRARGFLLGGTAGRTTLNGEGLQHEDGHSHVLAGTIPNCVSYDPTFAYEVVTIVREGMRRMYEAQEDVYYYITLMNENYAHPSLAEAGKGAEEGILKGLYLLKRSGETAKKGLRVQLVGSGTILREVIAAADLLKADFGVTADVWSATSFNELRRDGMAAERWNLLHPTEPRRKSWVEAQLEGHPGPVVASTDYMRNYPDQIREYVQAAGRRYVALGTDGFGRSDYRVKLRKFFEVDRHYVVLAALKALADDGAIKPATVAEAIAKYKIDAGRAAPWTV, encoded by the coding sequence ATGACAGTCGCGGACGCGCACGATTTGGATCCGCAGGAAACCCGGGAATGGCTCGATGCGCTATCTGCCATCCAGGGCCACCGCGGCAATGAACGGGCCGAGTTCGTTGTCAACGCGATGATCGATGCCGCTCGCAGCGGCGGCCTCGGCATTCAGCAGACGTTGACGACGCCCTATTGCAACACCATTCCTGTGGACCAGCAGCCGGCACTGCCGGGCGACCGCGCCATCGAGCACAAGCTGCGCTCGATCATCCGCTGGAACGCGCTTGCAATCGTCCTGCGCGCCAACAAGGAGAGCTCGGAGCTTGGCGGCCATATCGCAAGCTTCCAGTCCGCTGCCACGCTCTACGATATCGGCTTCGGCCATTTCTGGCATGCGCCAACGGATGGCCATGGCGGCGATCTGATTTTCGTCCAGGGGCACTGTTCGCCCGGTATCTACGCGCGTGCCTTTCTCGAGGGCCGGTTGAGCGAGGAGCAGCTCCTCAGCTTCAGGCAGGAAACTGGCGGCAAGGGTCTGTCAAGCTATCCGCATCCCTGGCTGATGCCGGACTTCTGGCAGTTCCCGACGGTGTCGATGGGCCTGGGGCCCTTGATGGCGATCTATCAGGCGCGGTTCTTGAAGTATCTCCAGAACCACAAGCTGGCCGAGACATCAAATCGCAAGGTCTGGGCCTTCATGGGCGACGGCGAAACGGACGAGCCGGAGTCGCTCGGCGCGATTTCGCTCGCCGGTCGCGAAAACCTCGACAATCTGATCTTCGTCATCAACTGCAATCTCCAGCGCCTCGACGGACCGGTCCGCGGCAACGGCAAGATCGTTCAGGAGCTCGAAAGCGTTTTCCGCGGCGCCCGCTGGAACGTCATCAAGGTACTGTGGGGGTCGGGCTGGGATCGCCTGCTGCAGAAGGACAAGAGCGGGCTTTTGCTGAAGCGCATGGAGGAGTGCGTCGACGGCGAGTACCAGGACTTCAAGAGCAAGAGCGGCGCCTATATCCGCGAGCATTTCTTCGGAAGGTACGACGAGCTGAAGCAGCTCGTCGCCGACATGAGCGACGACGAGATCTGGCAACTCGCGCGCGGGGGACACGATCCGGAAAAGGTGTTTGCGGCTTACGCAGCGGCAGTGAACCACAAGGGCCAGCCCACGGTGATCTTGCCGAAGACCGTCAAGGGCTACGGCATGGGTGAGTCCGGCGAAGGCCAGATGATCGCGCACCAGGCCAAAAAGATGACGCAGGACGCGCTGCGCGGTTTCCGCGACCGCTTTCAGGTGCCGGTCGCCGACGATGATCTGGCGAAGGTTCCTTTCCTCCGTCTGCCGGAAAATAGCCCGGAGATGAAATATTTCCGCGCCCAGCGCGAAAAGCTTGGCGGCAGCCTGCCGCAGCGCCGGCGCAAGTCCGCCTCCTTGCAAATTCCGCCGCTCTCGACGTTCCAGCGGCTGCTCGACTCCACGGGCGAGCGTGAAATCTCGACGACGATGGCTTTCGTGCAGATGCTCGGCAGCCTCGTGCGCGACAAGGCGATCGGCAAGCACATCGTGCCGATCGTGCCGGACGAATCCCGCACCTTCGGCATGGAAGGCATGTTCCGCCAGCTCGGCATCTATTCATCGGTCGGCCAGCTCTACCGCCCGCAGGATGCCGATCAGCTGATGTACTACCGCGAGGACAAGAGCGGACAGGTTCTGCAGGAGGGCATCAACGAAGGCGGCGCCATGTCGAGCTGGATCGTCGCGGCGACGTCCTACAGCACGAACAACGTGCCGATGATCCCGTTCTACATCTACTATTCGATGTTCGGCCTGCAGCGCGTCGGCGATCTCGCCTGGCTCGCGGGCGATATGCGCGCGCGGGGCTTCCTGCTGGGCGGCACCGCCGGCCGCACTACCCTCAACGGCGAAGGGTTGCAGCACGAGGACGGCCACAGCCACGTGCTAGCCGGCACCATCCCGAACTGCGTGTCCTACGATCCGACCTTTGCCTATGAGGTCGTGACGATCGTTCGCGAAGGCATGCGCCGCATGTATGAGGCGCAGGAGGACGTCTACTACTACATCACGCTGATGAACGAGAACTATGCGCATCCCTCGCTGGCCGAGGCAGGCAAGGGAGCGGAGGAGGGGATTCTCAAAGGACTCTATCTCCTTAAGCGCAGCGGCGAGACGGCCAAGAAGGGACTCCGCGTTCAGTTGGTCGGTTCGGGCACGATCCTGCGCGAGGTGATCGCGGCCGCGGATCTGCTCAAGGCGGACTTCGGCGTGACGGCCGACGTGTGGAGCGCGACCAGCTTCAACGAATTACGTCGCGATGGCATGGCGGCGGAGCGCTGGAACCTGCTGCATCCGACCGAGCCACGCCGCAAGAGCTGGGTGGAAGCGCAGCTTGAAGGGCATCCGGGTCCGGTCGTGGCGTCGACCGACTACATGCGCAACTACCCCGATCAGATCCGCGAATATGTGCAGGCGGCCGGACGTCGCTACGTCGCGCTGGGCACGGACGGTTTCGGCCGTAGCGACTATCGCGTGAAGCTCCGGAAATTCTTCGAGGTCGATCGTCACTACGTCGTCCTCGCTGCGCTCAAGGCGCTCGCCGACGATGGCGCGATCAAGCCGGCGACCGTGGCCGAGGCCATCGCCAAATACAAGATCGACGCAGGGCGCGCTGCGCCCTGGACCGTGTGA
- a CDS encoding GTP cyclohydrolase II: MSHSNRTDHIRLTSHPVPGATHEFPILWGAPTARERGPIIGTVSRPQDRNVIGTHGGSYAVYRALAVSSGALDPIRRPDLTNTYPAATVGPFEQWFDPERIVALDPWGHLVAENFHAEIAEGIDIRPSIAITRARLDLPEIQAALAAKRLVADGQFVHASGSVSVVKIAIDPVWYLPGIAQRFGTSVTSLRRALFEQTAGMFPELVTRPDLKVFLPPIGGTTVYLFGDVTKLPDHRTKITCRVHDECNGSDVFGSDICTCRPYLIQGIEECARAGQSGGLGVIVYNRKEGRALGEVTKFLVYNARKRQEDGDDASAYFERTECVAGVQDARFQQLMPDVIHWLGLKRIDRFISMSDMKHDALSGQGIEIVERVAIPDYMIPADAHVEIAAKKAAGYFSPDQKPEDLIASGRPLEKY; encoded by the coding sequence ATGAGCCATTCCAATCGTACCGACCATATTCGCCTGACGTCGCATCCGGTGCCCGGCGCGACACATGAATTTCCGATCCTGTGGGGTGCACCGACCGCGCGTGAACGCGGTCCGATCATCGGGACGGTATCGCGTCCGCAGGATCGTAACGTGATCGGCACCCACGGCGGCTCATACGCGGTTTACCGGGCGCTTGCCGTCTCTTCGGGCGCATTGGATCCGATCCGCCGGCCCGATCTGACCAACACATATCCGGCGGCAACCGTCGGGCCGTTTGAGCAATGGTTCGATCCGGAACGCATAGTTGCGCTCGATCCGTGGGGACATCTCGTTGCGGAAAACTTCCACGCCGAAATCGCGGAAGGTATCGATATCAGGCCAAGCATCGCGATCACGCGCGCCCGTCTCGACCTGCCCGAAATTCAGGCGGCTCTGGCGGCCAAGCGATTGGTAGCGGATGGCCAATTCGTTCACGCCAGCGGCTCCGTCTCCGTCGTCAAGATAGCGATCGACCCGGTATGGTATCTGCCCGGGATCGCGCAACGCTTCGGCACGAGCGTGACCAGCCTGCGACGTGCACTGTTCGAGCAGACCGCCGGCATGTTTCCCGAGCTTGTCACCCGTCCGGATCTGAAAGTCTTTCTTCCGCCGATCGGCGGAACGACCGTATATCTGTTCGGCGATGTCACGAAGCTTCCGGACCATCGGACCAAAATCACCTGCCGCGTCCATGACGAGTGCAACGGCTCCGATGTATTCGGTTCTGATATCTGCACCTGCCGTCCTTATCTCATCCAGGGCATCGAGGAATGCGCGCGCGCCGGACAATCGGGTGGTCTGGGCGTCATCGTCTACAACCGCAAGGAAGGCCGGGCGCTCGGCGAAGTCACGAAGTTTCTGGTCTACAATGCGCGCAAGCGTCAGGAAGATGGCGACGATGCATCCGCCTATTTCGAACGAACCGAATGCGTTGCCGGGGTGCAGGATGCGCGTTTCCAGCAACTGATGCCGGATGTCATTCACTGGCTGGGACTGAAGCGCATCGACCGTTTCATCTCGATGAGCGACATGAAGCATGATGCGCTGTCGGGGCAGGGTATCGAAATTGTCGAGCGCGTCGCCATTCCCGATTACATGATCCCAGCCGACGCCCATGTGGAAATCGCCGCCAAGAAAGCCGCGGGATATTTTTCACCTGACCAGAAGCCTGAGGACCTGATCGCCTCCGGTCGGCCGCTCGAAAAATACTAG